The Oxalobacteraceae bacterium OTU3CINTB1 genome includes a window with the following:
- a CDS encoding YdcF family protein: MNHMIKKTLLALSLLMIQQAQAAPVRDKHWALLADQLFPALVDLGAARPAEKAPAARRARIEACQQDTACVLGASLWTDAEINDFASRAAKAPATTWRKSTLADDGAQAQVARELRGLNSIIQVYGQGTAPRYPMVDGPIDTPGSTLFNAAVKDAVALAKASEDDPLLPLDPSLPLALALLDANDRADAVAFEPLDLAHNGAALGRSGIIDWKLYRYAAIIIPGIGPENVGMALSARGKWNVRLAAKRFADGEAPFIIFSGASVHPKGTRFVEAVEMRKALIERFGVPAESIIIEPYARHTTTNLRNVTRRLIALGAPLDKDSLIVTYTNQSRYIESQEFASRNLKELGYLPGTVGARLSPTELTFRPSPKSLRINPADPLDP; the protein is encoded by the coding sequence ATGAACCACATGATCAAGAAAACCCTTCTCGCCCTCTCCCTGCTCATGATCCAGCAAGCGCAGGCCGCTCCAGTGCGCGACAAGCACTGGGCGCTGCTGGCCGATCAGTTGTTCCCCGCCCTGGTGGACCTCGGCGCTGCCCGCCCGGCGGAGAAGGCGCCGGCCGCGCGCCGCGCGCGCATCGAGGCCTGCCAGCAGGACACCGCCTGCGTGCTGGGCGCCAGCCTGTGGACGGACGCGGAAATCAACGACTTCGCATCCCGGGCCGCAAAGGCGCCGGCGACGACATGGCGCAAATCCACGCTGGCCGACGACGGCGCGCAGGCCCAGGTGGCGCGCGAACTGCGCGGGCTCAATAGCATCATCCAGGTGTACGGCCAGGGAACGGCGCCGCGCTACCCGATGGTCGACGGCCCGATCGACACGCCCGGCAGCACGCTGTTCAACGCCGCCGTCAAGGACGCGGTGGCGCTCGCCAAGGCCAGCGAGGATGATCCGCTGCTGCCGCTGGACCCGAGCCTGCCGCTGGCGCTCGCCCTGCTCGACGCCAACGACCGCGCCGACGCCGTCGCCTTCGAGCCGCTGGACCTGGCCCACAACGGCGCCGCGCTGGGCCGCTCGGGCATCATCGACTGGAAACTGTACCGCTATGCGGCGATCATCATTCCGGGCATCGGGCCGGAAAACGTGGGCATGGCGCTGAGCGCGCGCGGCAAGTGGAACGTGCGCCTCGCCGCCAAACGCTTCGCCGACGGCGAGGCGCCCTTCATCATCTTCAGCGGCGCCTCGGTGCACCCGAAGGGCACGCGCTTCGTGGAGGCGGTGGAAATGCGCAAGGCCTTGATCGAACGTTTCGGCGTGCCGGCCGAGTCCATCATCATCGAGCCGTACGCGCGCCACACCACGACCAACCTGCGCAACGTGACGCGCCGGCTGATCGCGCTGGGCGCGCCACTGGACAAGGACAGCCTGATAGTCACCTACACCAACCAAAGCCGCTACATCGAAAGCCAGGAGTTCGCCTCGCGCAACCTGAAGGAGCTGGGCTACCTGCCCGGCACCGTCGGCGCGCGGCTGTCGCCGACCGAGCTGACGTTCCGGCCGTCGCCCAAGTCGCTGCGCATCAATCCGGCCGACCCGCTGGACCCTTGA
- a CDS encoding SDR family oxidoreductase has translation MANRLSNKVAIVTGSTQGIGAAIARRFVAEGAMVTLNSHRDDAHARAIAEELGPERAIFIEADVCVRAAMEALVARSVERFGKVDILINNAGMNVFGDPLALSDEDWQRCFAVDLEGAWNAARAVLPAMLAQGGGSIVNIASVHGHKIIPGSFPYPVAKHALIGLTRALGLEYAARGIRVNSISPGLIVTDMVERHFAGFPDPEAERARQAALLPCKRLGTPEEVAATALFLASDEAPFINATDILIDGGRSQLYHE, from the coding sequence ATGGCCAACCGCTTATCGAACAAAGTTGCCATCGTCACCGGATCGACACAAGGCATCGGCGCGGCCATCGCCCGCCGCTTTGTGGCCGAAGGCGCGATGGTCACCCTCAATAGCCACCGCGACGACGCCCACGCCCGCGCCATCGCCGAAGAATTAGGCCCCGAACGCGCCATCTTCATCGAAGCCGACGTCTGCGTCCGCGCCGCGATGGAAGCACTGGTCGCGCGCAGCGTGGAGCGTTTCGGCAAGGTCGACATCCTGATCAACAACGCCGGCATGAACGTCTTCGGCGACCCGCTGGCTCTGAGCGACGAGGACTGGCAGCGCTGCTTCGCCGTCGATCTGGAAGGCGCATGGAATGCCGCGCGCGCCGTGCTGCCGGCCATGCTGGCGCAAGGCGGCGGCAGCATCGTCAACATCGCCTCGGTGCACGGCCACAAGATCATCCCCGGCTCCTTCCCCTACCCGGTCGCCAAGCACGCGCTGATCGGCCTCACGCGCGCGCTCGGCCTCGAGTACGCCGCGCGCGGCATCCGCGTCAACTCGATCTCGCCGGGGCTGATTGTCACCGACATGGTCGAACGCCACTTCGCCGGCTTTCCCGATCCGGAAGCCGAACGCGCCCGCCAGGCCGCGCTGCTGCCTTGCAAACGCCTGGGCACCCCCGAGGAAGTCGCCGCCACCGCGCTGTTCCTCGCCAGCGACGAGGCGCCTTTCATCAACGCCACCGACATCCTGATCGACGGCGGCCGTTCGCAGTTGTACCACGAATAA
- a CDS encoding TonB-dependent receptor has product MLKRKNTLARNWAIGALCAVAGPAVAQTAPAEPASAPTAPAGQEADIASVVVTGSARPQRRFDVSYAVNSLSQNDVQKLAPQNMADLLGKLPGIQVEATGGEVQNITRVRGIPTDDGLALFQQDGLPLFTEMNGFFFRGDSLNRYDLMTKTLEVVRGGPASIYASQAAAIVNSSTVTGTETTKGKAQLTLGTTGLGRIDAYQAGKIDDKTFYAVGGFVRRDDGHRDNGFPNDRGGQIRGNIKRVLESGTLTVSANYLNDHNTFYLPIPIADPRNPAVSLDKYIDYFDGTMNSPSLRAVPQKYQDGAGKLQTDTRDLANGRHLEYGNIGVRYEGELGKWQLSAKGGMTKGSLDFDAFYSTSNPADATQFANGFMNAAKAAFGPVNRLGYAIAGTNGAQVYNPADASGLVMQAQYRGAGSDFYSNQADVNITRNFQTGLGNHDVKIGVYGSGYGQTSKTVYNDMLIEVQGKPRTLDLLAYSASGAVLGSVTDNGVLRYTTTLNQGDVDAKMGALYVNDTWEVFDGLRLDGGVRKERYHYDGYALLTKQLNLGDAATLADDTTRAFTGARQEHKDSYNTVNWTLGANYDFSQRFGGYARVSHLEVPPSMQVASSVDPLVLTTKADQYEVGFKMASGRSYLYVTGFYTQFDPLNASFTAFNPVTGRNDQTVPFFGKAVVRGAEFDGAWHVTERFSINGSLTVQDPQYRNFVSATGADPSKVVGNQIIREPKVFGNIRPNFNFNVGDKLVELYGSYAYTGKRYVDFFEATAMPAYHSIGAGFSVSQGDWRLQIVGDNLTNAKGITEGNTRTDALAGQGTKEAIYGRPVFGRSARLVLSKAW; this is encoded by the coding sequence ATGTTGAAGAGAAAAAACACGCTTGCCCGCAACTGGGCGATCGGCGCTTTGTGCGCTGTCGCTGGTCCTGCAGTGGCCCAGACCGCGCCTGCGGAACCGGCGTCCGCACCGACGGCGCCGGCCGGCCAGGAAGCGGACATCGCCAGCGTGGTCGTCACCGGCTCGGCGCGTCCGCAGCGCCGCTTCGACGTCTCGTACGCGGTCAATTCGCTGTCGCAGAACGACGTGCAAAAACTGGCGCCGCAGAACATGGCCGACTTGCTGGGCAAGCTGCCGGGCATCCAGGTCGAGGCGACCGGCGGCGAGGTGCAGAACATCACCCGCGTGCGCGGCATTCCGACCGATGACGGCCTGGCGCTGTTCCAGCAGGACGGCCTGCCGCTGTTCACGGAAATGAATGGCTTCTTCTTCCGTGGCGACAGCTTGAACCGCTACGACCTGATGACGAAAACGCTGGAGGTGGTGCGCGGCGGGCCGGCGTCGATCTACGCCAGCCAGGCGGCGGCCATCGTCAACAGCAGCACCGTCACCGGCACCGAGACCACCAAGGGCAAGGCGCAACTGACGCTGGGCACCACCGGCCTCGGACGCATCGACGCCTACCAGGCGGGCAAGATCGACGACAAGACTTTCTATGCGGTCGGCGGCTTCGTGCGCCGCGACGACGGCCACCGCGACAACGGTTTCCCGAACGACCGTGGCGGACAAATTCGCGGCAACATCAAGCGCGTGCTGGAGTCCGGCACCTTGACCGTCAGCGCCAACTACCTGAACGACCACAACACCTTCTACCTGCCGATCCCGATCGCCGACCCACGCAATCCGGCGGTGTCGCTCGACAAGTACATCGACTACTTCGACGGCACGATGAATTCGCCATCGCTGCGCGCCGTGCCGCAAAAGTACCAGGACGGCGCCGGCAAGCTGCAAACCGACACGCGCGACCTGGCCAACGGCCGCCATCTGGAATACGGCAATATTGGCGTGCGCTATGAAGGTGAACTGGGCAAGTGGCAACTGTCGGCCAAGGGCGGCATGACCAAGGGCAGCCTGGACTTCGACGCGTTTTACTCGACGTCGAACCCGGCCGATGCCACGCAGTTCGCGAACGGCTTCATGAACGCCGCCAAGGCCGCGTTCGGGCCGGTCAACCGTTTGGGCTACGCCATCGCCGGCACCAATGGCGCGCAGGTGTACAACCCGGCGGACGCCTCCGGCCTGGTGATGCAGGCCCAGTATCGCGGCGCCGGGTCCGATTTCTACTCCAACCAGGCCGACGTCAATATCACCCGCAACTTCCAGACCGGCTTGGGCAACCACGATGTCAAGATCGGTGTGTACGGCAGCGGCTACGGCCAGACCAGCAAGACCGTCTACAACGACATGCTGATCGAAGTGCAAGGCAAGCCGCGCACGCTCGACCTGCTGGCCTACTCGGCTTCCGGTGCGGTGCTCGGTTCCGTCACCGACAACGGCGTGCTGCGCTACACCACCACCCTGAACCAGGGCGATGTCGACGCCAAAATGGGCGCGCTGTATGTGAACGACACGTGGGAAGTGTTCGACGGCCTGCGCCTCGACGGCGGCGTGCGCAAGGAGCGCTATCACTACGACGGCTACGCCCTGCTGACCAAGCAGTTGAACCTGGGCGACGCGGCCACGCTGGCCGACGACACTACACGCGCCTTCACCGGCGCGCGCCAGGAGCACAAGGACAGCTATAACACCGTCAACTGGACGCTCGGCGCCAACTACGACTTCTCGCAGCGCTTCGGTGGCTACGCGCGGGTGTCGCATCTGGAAGTGCCGCCGTCGATGCAGGTGGCCTCGTCGGTCGACCCGCTGGTGCTGACCACCAAGGCGGACCAGTATGAAGTGGGCTTCAAGATGGCCTCCGGCCGCTCCTACCTGTACGTGACCGGCTTCTACACGCAATTCGATCCACTGAACGCCTCGTTCACGGCCTTCAACCCCGTCACGGGACGCAACGACCAGACTGTGCCGTTCTTCGGCAAGGCGGTGGTGCGCGGCGCCGAGTTCGACGGCGCCTGGCATGTGACCGAGCGTTTCTCCATCAACGGTTCGCTGACCGTCCAGGACCCGCAATACCGCAACTTCGTCAGCGCCACCGGCGCCGATCCGTCCAAGGTGGTGGGCAACCAGATCATCCGTGAGCCCAAGGTGTTCGGCAACATCCGTCCGAACTTCAACTTTAATGTCGGCGACAAGCTGGTCGAGCTGTATGGCAGCTACGCCTACACCGGCAAGCGCTACGTCGACTTCTTCGAGGCGACCGCGATGCCGGCCTATCACTCGATCGGAGCCGGCTTCTCGGTGAGCCAGGGCGACTGGCGTTTGCAGATCGTCGGCGACAACCTGACCAACGCCAAGGGCATCACCGAAGGCAACACCCGGACCGATGCGCTGGCCGGACAAGGTACAAAAGAAGCGATTTACGGACGTCCGGTCTTCGGCCGCAGCGCGCGGCTGGTGTTGAGCAAGGCATGGTGA
- a CDS encoding ROK family protein has protein sequence MPRTELSTALQVSNSALTKLSRNLISMGLVEEQASSDASGRGRPTVPLAISAAGGFAVGATVHKGVLEIALVDYAGGVISLTSEEVGAPDPLAFAQLLEQRITELAVKHRLLGGRFLGVGIGLPGPPRGRAGDEWNVVNDLPGWRGVPLRRILDDALGLPTMLENDANASALAEYYLNDTIRRSSTVVVFLLGYGIGAGVIEDGRLLKGEFGGASEIGGLYPMDQPRPTTMDLLSVLRESGCVVQSIAHFDEACAGHEAVIERWLDRAAGQLESVVNSAIAWFDPGEIVFSSPLPASVMARLAARLNHGQLRWPGHRQPTGIRVSRLGGSSIALGAALLPIHASTAVSFW, from the coding sequence TTGCCGCGCACCGAGCTGTCGACGGCGTTGCAGGTCAGTAATTCGGCGTTGACGAAGTTGTCGCGTAATCTGATTAGTATGGGCTTGGTCGAAGAGCAGGCCTCGTCGGACGCGAGCGGCCGTGGCCGCCCGACGGTTCCGTTGGCGATTTCGGCCGCCGGCGGCTTCGCGGTGGGCGCAACGGTGCACAAGGGCGTGCTGGAAATCGCCCTGGTCGATTACGCGGGCGGGGTCATCTCGCTGACCAGCGAGGAGGTCGGCGCGCCGGACCCGCTCGCCTTCGCGCAATTGCTGGAACAACGCATCACCGAACTGGCGGTCAAGCACCGGCTGCTGGGCGGACGCTTTCTCGGCGTCGGCATCGGCCTGCCGGGCCCGCCCCGGGGACGGGCCGGCGACGAATGGAACGTCGTCAACGACCTGCCGGGTTGGCGCGGCGTGCCGCTACGGCGCATCCTCGATGACGCCCTCGGTTTGCCGACCATGCTGGAAAACGACGCCAACGCCTCGGCGCTGGCCGAATACTATCTGAACGACACGATACGCCGCTCCTCGACGGTGGTGGTTTTCCTGCTGGGGTATGGGATCGGGGCGGGCGTCATCGAGGATGGCCGCCTGCTCAAGGGCGAGTTTGGCGGCGCGTCCGAGATCGGCGGCTTGTATCCGATGGACCAGCCGCGTCCCACCACCATGGACTTGCTGTCGGTGCTGCGCGAGTCGGGTTGCGTGGTCCAGTCCATCGCTCATTTCGACGAAGCCTGCGCCGGGCACGAGGCAGTGATCGAACGCTGGCTGGACCGGGCGGCCGGGCAGCTGGAGTCGGTGGTCAACAGCGCCATCGCCTGGTTCGATCCGGGCGAGATCGTGTTTTCCAGTCCGTTGCCGGCCTCCGTCATGGCGCGTCTTGCCGCCAGGTTGAACCATGGCCAGTTGCGTTGGCCGGGACACCGGCAGCCGACCGGGATCCGCGTGTCGCGCCTTGGCGGCAGCTCGATCGCGCTGGGCGCGGCGCTGCTGCCGATCCACGCGTCAACTGCCGTTTCGTTCTGGTAG
- a CDS encoding MFS transporter, with amino-acid sequence MGRFRQKLTADRHLIGYSSGNFGKNLLLGSVDVTLLFLLTDLLGIAPHRVGTLMLMVFAADLGLDLGAGLLAAWAQKKGISYRGLIALGTLPCATAFGLIYSLPALAPDNIGVIALVVICFRAAYSIIDVPHNILLARVATDSRARGRASGYRTVFSSAASVVIATVLVPFMGAAGQRAIAGQLSLLGMAGGLVFCVVMFFAAWSAREEGAAGERRLRPPPRIAFLPKMDRLFGAIAIIALMTGFAIPVFTKMMLYLATYVLKQPGLAGAILITITLGQLAGAALWIYLVRSRDKTALLVISHAVAISGILCFAMADATPWLLTASALLVGIGFAGVFMLPWGILADITDFAQFRHGERRETATFATILVILKAGSAASLATVGWTLEHLGYVPGVAQPESVIQGMKLLAYGLPILGSLVAILTLRQLAIGHQAHARVVRANQR; translated from the coding sequence ATGGGACGTTTTCGCCAGAAGCTGACGGCGGACCGCCATCTGATCGGGTATTCGAGCGGTAACTTCGGCAAGAACCTCTTGCTCGGCAGCGTGGACGTGACCCTGCTGTTTTTACTGACGGACCTGCTTGGCATCGCTCCGCACCGCGTCGGCACCTTGATGCTGATGGTGTTCGCCGCCGACCTGGGGCTCGACCTGGGCGCCGGCCTGTTGGCGGCGTGGGCGCAAAAAAAGGGCATCTCCTACCGGGGATTGATCGCCCTCGGCACCTTGCCCTGCGCGACCGCGTTCGGCCTGATTTACAGCCTGCCCGCGCTGGCGCCGGACAATATCGGCGTGATCGCGCTGGTCGTCATTTGCTTCCGCGCTGCTTACTCGATCATCGACGTTCCGCATAACATCCTGCTCGCCCGCGTCGCGACGGACAGCCGCGCGCGGGGCCGCGCGTCGGGCTACCGCACCGTGTTCAGCTCGGCCGCGAGCGTGGTCATCGCCACCGTGCTGGTGCCGTTCATGGGCGCGGCCGGCCAGCGCGCCATCGCCGGCCAGCTGTCGCTGCTGGGCATGGCGGGCGGGCTGGTGTTTTGCGTCGTGATGTTCTTTGCGGCGTGGTCGGCGCGCGAGGAGGGCGCTGCCGGCGAAAGGCGGCTGCGGCCACCGCCGAGGATCGCCTTCCTGCCCAAGATGGACCGGTTGTTCGGGGCGATCGCCATCATAGCGTTGATGACCGGATTTGCGATTCCGGTGTTCACCAAGATGATGCTGTACCTGGCGACGTATGTATTGAAGCAGCCCGGCCTTGCCGGCGCCATCCTGATCACCATCACCTTGGGACAGCTGGCCGGCGCCGCACTGTGGATCTATCTTGTCCGGTCCCGCGACAAGACCGCGCTGCTGGTCATTAGCCACGCTGTCGCCATCTCCGGTATTCTGTGTTTTGCCATGGCGGACGCCACGCCGTGGTTGTTGACGGCGTCGGCGCTGTTGGTCGGTATCGGCTTCGCCGGCGTGTTCATGCTGCCCTGGGGGATACTGGCGGACATCACCGATTTCGCGCAATTCCGCCATGGCGAGCGGCGCGAGACGGCCACCTTCGCCACCATCCTGGTCATACTCAAAGCCGGCAGCGCGGCGTCCCTGGCCACGGTGGGCTGGACCCTGGAACATCTGGGCTATGTGCCCGGCGTGGCGCAGCCGGAGTCCGTGATCCAGGGCATGAAGCTGCTTGCCTATGGCCTGCCGATCCTGGGTTCGCTGGTGGCCATCCTGACGTTGCGGCAGCTCGCGATCGGGCATCAGGCGCACGCCCGCGTGGTGCGAGCGAACCAGCGGTGA
- a CDS encoding ABC transporter transmembrane domain-containing protein: MRGNHHLERLRLMWPVRWKIAAALGFMSVTVTLQLIVPRAIADFIDQAASGRGYALSGWMAGVALAVVLVQAIASTLRHYYFELSGHLIITRLRRRLFDVFINQPVAFFDKHHVGELTSRLTADVQSLHQALTFGAASAVQSLCVLVGGVAMLLLISPQLSLMLALFIPGNLYVGKLLGDYSRGRAREVQAHLADSGKVAQEQFTNVRLVHAFNQQGGALAQYRAATQRLLDVALGSTRVLSLFHGAMSVLDLAALAGALIFGGYLIGRGQLSVGDLTAFVIYSSMMTQAASSLSEFWTTWMRTMGATDRLFDILREHRPAPAPSNPARPAGRVAFEHVTFSYPERPGAVALDDVGFAVAAGEKVALVGESGAGKSTIASLILGHYPPGGGRLLFDGVDSAGMSPARIRERIAIVEQEPSLFSGSIADNIAFAVPDREVPLTEVMAAARQAHAHDFISAFPQGYDTRVGEHGVQLSGGQKQRVAIARAMLRDPAILILDEATSALDASSELLVQQALDVLMEGRTTIIIAHRFSTIAKADRILVLEKGKIVQQGTHDQLSRQADGVYLRLIRHQMYLFKPPEAAENA; the protein is encoded by the coding sequence ATGAGAGGGAACCACCACCTGGAACGTTTGCGCCTGATGTGGCCTGTGCGCTGGAAGATCGCCGCCGCCCTCGGCTTCATGAGCGTGACGGTGACGCTGCAGCTGATTGTCCCCAGGGCGATCGCCGATTTCATCGACCAGGCGGCGTCCGGGCGCGGCTACGCGCTGTCGGGATGGATGGCCGGCGTCGCGCTGGCGGTGGTGCTGGTCCAGGCCATCGCCTCGACCTTGCGCCACTACTATTTCGAGCTGTCCGGGCACCTGATCATCACGCGTTTGCGCCGACGCCTGTTCGACGTGTTCATCAACCAGCCCGTGGCCTTTTTCGACAAGCACCATGTCGGCGAACTGACCAGCCGCCTGACGGCCGACGTGCAGTCGCTGCACCAGGCGCTGACCTTCGGCGCGGCCAGCGCCGTGCAATCGTTGTGCGTGCTGGTGGGCGGCGTGGCCATGCTGCTGCTGATTTCGCCCCAGCTTAGCCTGATGCTGGCGCTGTTCATCCCCGGCAACCTGTACGTGGGCAAGCTGCTGGGCGATTACAGCCGTGGGCGCGCGCGCGAGGTGCAGGCGCACCTGGCCGACAGCGGCAAGGTGGCGCAGGAACAGTTCACCAACGTACGGCTGGTCCACGCGTTCAATCAGCAGGGTGGCGCGCTTGCGCAGTACCGGGCCGCGACCCAGCGCCTGCTCGATGTGGCGCTGGGCAGCACCAGGGTATTGTCCCTGTTCCACGGCGCCATGTCGGTGCTCGATCTGGCTGCGCTGGCCGGCGCGCTGATCTTTGGCGGATACCTGATCGGCCGCGGCCAGTTATCGGTCGGCGACCTGACCGCCTTCGTCATCTATTCCAGCATGATGACGCAGGCCGCCAGTTCGCTCAGCGAATTCTGGACCACCTGGATGCGCACGATGGGCGCCACCGACCGCTTGTTCGACATCCTGCGCGAGCACCGGCCGGCGCCGGCGCCGTCCAACCCCGCGCGTCCTGCCGGGCGGGTCGCCTTCGAGCACGTCACGTTCAGCTATCCCGAGCGGCCCGGCGCGGTGGCGCTCGACGATGTCGGCTTCGCGGTCGCCGCCGGCGAGAAGGTGGCGCTGGTGGGCGAATCGGGCGCGGGAAAATCCACCATCGCCAGCCTGATACTGGGCCACTACCCACCGGGTGGCGGCCGCCTGCTGTTCGACGGCGTCGACTCCGCCGGCATGAGCCCGGCCCGCATCCGCGAGCGCATCGCCATCGTCGAGCAGGAGCCGTCGCTGTTCTCGGGTAGCATCGCCGACAACATCGCGTTCGCCGTGCCGGACCGCGAGGTGCCGTTGACGGAAGTGATGGCCGCCGCCAGGCAGGCGCACGCGCACGACTTCATCAGCGCCTTCCCGCAGGGCTACGACACCCGGGTGGGCGAGCATGGCGTGCAGTTGTCAGGCGGCCAGAAGCAGCGGGTGGCAATCGCGCGGGCGATGCTGCGCGACCCGGCCATATTGATCCTCGACGAGGCCACCAGCGCGCTCGATGCGTCGAGCGAGCTGCTGGTGCAGCAGGCGCTCGATGTGTTGATGGAAGGGCGCACCACCATCATCATCGCGCACCGTTTTTCCACCATCGCCAAGGCCGACCGTATTCTCGTGCTGGAGAAAGGGAAGATCGTGCAACAGGGCACGCACGATCAGCTGTCGCGCCAGGCGGATGGTGTCTACTTGCGCCTGATCCGCCATCAGATGTACCTGTTCAAACCGCCGGAGGCGGCGGAGAACGCCTGA
- a CDS encoding helix-turn-helix domain-containing protein, whose amino-acid sequence MDDDMKLSAKTIKRLRAEHAWSQEQLAEIADVSLRTIQRVEADGSASRETRMALAAAFDIDIRDLAEPEGVTPEPPSPAPSTIHPTPKQYRVVGMIALLAAVLSVGASYFSSGAMPWIFTTLAPMTAIAGGLYAGFGWYFSGRTQLSTPARRTVQFGFITCALVLVFSCFSASPRATATAYLQMMLFACAIRHAFDWYFSRGR is encoded by the coding sequence ATGGACGATGATATGAAGTTAAGCGCGAAAACCATCAAACGCCTGCGCGCCGAACACGCATGGTCGCAAGAGCAACTGGCGGAGATCGCCGACGTCAGCCTGCGCACGATCCAGCGGGTCGAGGCCGACGGTAGCGCCTCGCGTGAAACCAGGATGGCCCTCGCCGCCGCCTTCGACATCGATATCCGCGATCTGGCGGAGCCGGAAGGCGTCACGCCCGAACCGCCATCGCCGGCGCCTTCGACTATCCATCCGACGCCCAAGCAGTATCGGGTGGTCGGCATGATCGCCCTGCTGGCGGCAGTCCTGTCGGTGGGAGCGTCGTATTTTTCGTCGGGGGCGATGCCATGGATTTTCACCACCCTGGCGCCCATGACCGCCATCGCCGGCGGCTTGTATGCCGGCTTCGGATGGTACTTCTCGGGACGAACGCAGCTTTCCACCCCGGCGCGCCGGACGGTGCAATTCGGCTTCATCACCTGCGCGCTGGTGCTGGTGTTTTCCTGCTTCAGCGCCTCGCCAAGGGCCACGGCCACCGCCTACCTGCAAATGATGCTGTTCGCGTGCGCCATCCGCCACGCCTTCGACTGGTATTTTTCGCGCGGCCGTTAG